CACTGGGTTCGGACAAATGCTGCGTAGTGTGTTCAGTTGTGGAAGCTGTGGTGTTATCCCAAAGCAGTAACTAATTTGTTAGAATGCAGGCCCACTCAGACAGGCCCTTTGTATGAGACAAGTAGGGGGTACGGTGGAGAATGGAAAACCACAGGCTCGCAACCACCAGCAACCAGCCTTTTTTATgtcctgaataaaaaaaaataaaaaaaacggAGCTGTTTTCctccacactctctctctctctctcggcaCTCGTTCTCACTTGCACTGTTGCTAGTCTCCCTTGACTACTAAAACCAGTCGGATGTCTGAAATGTTTTCGCCTTCATTTTCACTTGAAGCTGGCtgagcaagagaaagagaaatagtCAGTTTTTAGGTTTGCGACAGAGTGGAAATAATTAGCAAGGCTCCATTTCCAAATAATGTTATTTTCCCCCATTAAAATAAAGATCCTTGCTTAGATCATCTTTTAGGCTTTTGTCCCTCATAATTTTTCAGAATCAAACTTTCAACGATAGTCTATTTGTTCATGAGTTCTcctttcatccattttttttttagagggtTTTCTCTCTAGAACAATAAAATACCACAAGTGTTCGTATTTTCTCTTGATCTTGGATGGCCGACCTGTGAAATTCTTCATTAATGCTGTTTTGACTCTGTCAATGTGTGTGGACTGGGTCGTTGCATGTAGACGGCCAAACTAACATGCAGGACACCCGAGCAGTGTCATCAACCAGAGCTGTTTCGTGTCATTAACAACGATCTTCTTTCCCACCATTTATGAGTCTAATATTGTTTTCaaggatgttaaaaaaaaaaagagtcctgtctccaactctgtgtgtgtgtctgtacggCTGCCTCGAATGGCCTTCAAGCATGTTTTTAATATCATCGTCACCAGTTGTCTTGATTGTTGATCTTTGTCAGTCGAATATGAAGGTCTCTGAGTATGACAAATGATTCTTAATggaccttttttaaaatgtgaaaaaacaagGAGATGGGAACCATTTTTTAAACAGGAAAGAAATCCAAAACTTAAAATCTGTGCATAGTCTACTGAACGGTAGATGTGACTTCCAAGAACATGCACTCATCATCAGGCCATGAGGTATTTCACGGTCTATTTATCTTGAACTTTAGAAGTGGTTCCCTTCTACTTgattttcttgctttctctATTTTAGTTTGGTCACTGACCCTCACTCCATCTTTTGTCCTGTGCGATTCCCTCATCCCAGGCCGACGAGCGGTACCGTAAGAACATTCAGGGCTCCCCTCAGACTGCCCCTCCTCCCAAGCAGCCCCCTTTGCCTCCCCGCTCCTCTGAACCGTTCTCCAATGGCGGCTCCTCCGAGGCCTCCGCCATGCACCGACCCATGGAGCCTCAGGTAACGCCTTCCTCCTTCCTCGtccctttcctctttctcctgtcGCTCTCTTCCTCACCTTCCTCACAGCTGGATTCGTGTATTCACACAAAGAGCGAAGCAACAGCAGGGACAGTTCTGGGTCGGAAGGGTGCTATCATGTATCTGGATGTGTCCGCCAAATATCTGCAAGCACCAGCTGCTGCGAAAgaaattagattagatttagattacttttgagtttttaaaaattcaatgaGAGGATTTTATATTGACTGTATCTCACTTCAGTGCAGTGGGTTGAAGTGCAGTTAATATATCTGAATCCTAAGTCATTTTAAAACTATCTGGACTAGCACCATATAGTTTTGAAGCCCTCTGggtaagaagaagaaaatagtgtgttattgtgtgtttggATGAATTTTCTCACTGTGACACCTTTTCGATTTCTCCAGTTGTTTTCTGGCAGTTGACTCTCACAAGAAGTCACCATTATAGGTATTTCAGACGGTAGCATCAATAGTAAAGCGGGATAGATCCGGCTCCTCATCAGCCCCACCCTGCTCCTATTAATGGTTTTACACCAACAGCAGTTTATCATCTATGTGTCATGTTGTTCAATGTGTCACCTTTGTTTAGTTTTCTTTCCACTGAGCAAATTGACCTATTATTTACTCTCTGCAAGGAGTGCATACTCAAACACAAGTGAGTAAGAAGTGCAATTATATACTGAACACCAGTCTGTACTGTAGATCCGGAGCTGAGTAATTTAAAACCGTCACCACAGAGGAAAATGCGTCTGTATGTGTGCTTTTACAGACTAAGTCAACAATCCAAGAACAGACTAATCCATAAATTATCCAATTTCTACTTAATGTCACTTAAATCCTACCAttggtttttatatttttgcaaaGCAGCACCTACAACTAGAATAACTTAATTATACAAAATAGTCACTTGAAGCATTTGCATCAATCTGAAACCAAGACAATCAACAATCATCGTTTTGTGTCGTGCTTTGTCtgctgtatgcatgtgtatatcTAAATGCATGTATGTGAAAAGCCACACACATCTTCCCTCATGTCTCACTGTGTTGTCTGCTTGTttcacctcccctcctccttcctccctcctccctcctcctcttcctcttgtccccccctcctccctccctaaAAAGGTCCAGTGGTCCCACCTGGCCGCTCTAAAGAGCAGCAACAGCGCcgccccctctcctcctcctccgcccgTGGTCTCTCGCTCCCAGTCCTTCAGCGAGCCCGGCGGCGTGACCTCTAGCTTTGCACAACTCCACCTGCGTTCCCAGGAcccccaccatcaccaccaccatcaccacccatCGCCCGCACGCACTGACCCCCAGCCCCAACTTCCCCTCCACCACCCTCAGGCTCAGCCTCGGGCCGAACACCAGGCCAGCAGCGAGGAAGTGCCTCCAAAGGTAAGGAGCTGACCCTCCCCTGATTCCCTCCCTTCCCTCGACTCTCCCTTCCCTCATTCACTTCTTGTCATGCAAGCCACTTCTCTTATCATGCTGTCTGTCTGCGTTTGCCTTGCTGTGTTCAGTCTCATTTGTTGATCAACATTGAACACTGATGCCAAATGCAACTATATATATAAGTTATATAAGTTGTATTAAAACCATTTCTGGGCCCACAAATGGCGTTAAGAGGTAAAAATGTGAACTTTGCATCTCCATAACTCAGAAATTATATGACATGATGTCGATAAACAGCGTATTCCTCCGACTTGATCAATGTGCGGGAGGGGTGCTAGTATTGGGGAAGTTCTGCCGCCCCTGAGGAGTTCTCTGAGAGCTGTCGgttaagaaaaaatgttgtatttcaCTGTTCGTTGTCTGTTGGTATTAAACTCTTGgaatcacattttcagttttaacatGTCTGTGATTCCCAATATTGTGCTCAATGTCTGTAGCTGAAGAGTTGAATGAAGaactgctcttttttttcctcatcacaATAGAATTTGTACAGATGATTTACATTGAGTAACATGTTGAAGTTCATGCTTGATGATGCAGCAGTGCAGTCTGTGGATCCGAATATGGTAAATGCAGACGGTGTTCATTTTTCTGTTAGgttgatatatatatttgtgagatGTTTCATTTGTTGGTTTAATGGGTTTAACATACATATACCTGCCACTGTGTGAAGACCTTTGAATCTGTCTTCTCCAGGTACCAGTGAGGACTACATCCAGGTCTCCGGTACTGTCGCGCCGAGAGTCCCCTCTGCCATCACAGCCTGGCAACCAGGGCGGACAGAGGAATGCTGGCGGGTAAGTAAAGAGACCTCAGAATGTGTACGCATTTCTCctttatgtgtctgtatgtagctGCTTTTAAAGTTTTGAGGCAATTGTGCACATTTAAGCTGTTTAAAGTTGTAAAAGCTAATTATAAGAATTGGTTACTAGTGTTACTAGTGACAACACTGGTGGAAAAACAAAGCTGTAAAGTCTGTACATGTTAATTTGGTAAAAAACTAAATCACATATACTAATATACTCATACATAACTGATAGATTTAGCAAATACCACtaacaaaatgaacaattatTTAATTAGAATTCAGAGCTTTTATTAAATCATCAATAACAGGTAGACGAAAGAAAAAAGTTCAAGTTTCTGGAAGTGTGAAGAGAAACTAGTCCCTCATTTTAATGTTATGCATTTGATTAAGACTAATGTGAGATGTCAGGCATGTTATCAgaagcacaaaaaaaagcatattaacattcaattaaataaaaggGCTAATCCTACTGTGAATTATATGTGAATCATATCACTATGTGACCCCACTGAGCTTGTTCATGTGTCTTTGTTCCTTGCGGCAGTAACGTGGAGCAGCGCCCGCTGTGGGACCGAGTGGAAAAGCTGCAGCCTCGGCCAGGCAGCGGCAGCTCCTCCGGCTCTTCCAACTCCAGCTCCCAGGCCAGTTCTGGGGACCGCTTCAGGCCACGCTGTGAGTCCCCTGGTACTGTACTCGGCCACATTTCACTCACTACTAACCGCTAATGAATACATTATGAGTATTACCATATAAACATCATTCTTACTCCATACCACGGTGTATTATCTGCACATGCTCTTGCAcgttttgtgatgttttttacaGGCCGTTGAAGACCTCCTGGCGCTATTGTTTCCCCTCACTAACACTATTTCCTTTTGTTCACTCAAAGCTTCCTCCAAATCTGAAGGATCACCTCTCCAGCGGCCTGAAAACGTTcccaaaaaacaagatgaaaagaACCTCGCCAGGCCTACTCGACCGGCTGTAAGTCCACCGTTTCTAAAGCGCTGGTTAAACTTCTTTGATGCTGAATAGgtgaaaactgtttttgtttttcttccacttgtgtttttctctattttactACCACTTCACATGAATCCAATGGTTCGTGATTGTTGGGGAACCTCTTAGGGTGATGTGGTAAGCCTATTAAATGAGATTACATAATCACACCTCTGCTATGCTTGCACCATTGCCCCACTCATTGcatcagtgtttcctctgtattCATTTAGCAGCGGTGCGCGACCACAGCAGGAACATTACCACCACTGAAAGAGAGAATGTTAAATCGATATAAAGATTGTTAACTTAACGTTAAGCATTAAGCCTTAATGTTATCTAAAACTAAAGTGTAGGCCAGATGCTTTAGAAGTAGTGATTATATagcaattaaaaacatttttaacactgGAGCCTCAACTTTAAACATAACTTAGacccaaacagcagcagatatGGGACAACACTAGAATTATTGCCAAAAGCACCACCGATGTATTAAAattacagaggaaacactgttgCATTATGTGATTGAGGTTTGTCGGCCTGTCACGATAACTACTTTTGTCGGACAATATATAGTCCCAGAAATAATTGTGATAAATgatattattgtcattgtttgACCATGTTATGCCACtgatataatgataatataatagcATAATAATGCAAGTACACCCTTTCAAAGAGCAATGAACTTTCAATTCTTACAAATATGCAGACATCGGAATGGGAATGTCATCAAAATCTTTCATGCAAGCTTAGTTGGGATTGCCTGCACATGGCTCCCACCTCTGAGGTCACATGTAGACATGGAAGTGGCCAGGCAGTAATGGTGGCTTTTCTGTGGATTCAAGAGGGGGTGGTGGCCCCTGGTGCATGAGGGGGGGAagtgattgatttgatttattgattgggacagtgtgcagttttaaacacaaagatgcactgcaccggagttagctcgaagtgaatttgcatccgtagtcccccacaatcaaaatgtacaacagcacaacaacaaatagtacaaagcaaacaaaaacaaaaccaaaaaaaacacacagaacacacaatagaaaatacaaagctcagtggtcacacagctgattggtctttagtacatgtttttaatctgaGGGTGGGTGCTACACTTCCATGAAAATGCCGACCCGCCATCATGGGCCAGGACAGAGTTATTTATACGGTTAATTGCATATGAGCGGCGCCGCCAGCTTGCACATTCCCCACTCGGGACATGTACTTAGCTTATGTGACATGAATAGCTTATTAGCCGCTAACGTGGAGTGTGAGATATCTGCCTGTGATGTGGAGGCCAGGGAAGAGCGGGCCTAATGCGCTGCCATACCCTTCTTTGAGTTTTAACAGCAGGATCGAAAACTGTATTTATCAAAATGCTGATACCTTCTGCAAACAACCTGctgaaacaggtagacagattATTTGGCTCTAATAGATTGTATGCTGTTTATTCTGGCATCACGTTGGCTAAAACGTCTGTGACACtcttatgtaaacaaacacgcATGCAAACACAACAGACAATATCAAGGTCAGCAGAAATGATCGAGGTCATGTCCATATATCGTACGATAAGTCGATAACATAATTATCGTGACAGGCCTAGAGGTTTGCGATAAAAGAACTTTGAGAGGATTGATGCAATAATtctttgtatttctgtcattggTAACTGTCCTCTCTGCCTGTGATGTGATTGCCTTCTGCTGGCATCTTGCCTTGTGCCTGCACAGTTCCCTCCCACTTTATTGCTTGtcatcaacaaaacacacatggcGCTAGAAGGGTTAAAACCCTCTGCAGCAGTTTCCTGAGCCTGGATTTTGAATGCAAGCACATCTGAATGCAAACACACTCCTTCTGTTTCCTTGTACTTGTCAGAATGGCTCTTAATCTCACCTGGCTTTGTTGTCAGATAAACTGTGGCCCATTTGCTTTGTTGAAAACGTCAGGGAAGTATCCCTCCTCCCTTTCTCGCTTGTCACTGACCTTACAAGACTGCATTATTAAATCTGCAAGGGAGAAGCAGAGGGCAATGTGGTTACAAGACTTGGACTCCAGAGGGTATGATATTAAGCTAGGAATCagaaaattgttattttttcaaacaatatGTTGCAAGAAGACTAACTGGAATCACAGCCCTAGTCCAACAAGGCttcaaactgacatttttcttttctttggccTTTTGTTGAGCCCAGGGCTGAGTTGCTCATGTCAACTCTGCAGCCCAGAGAGAAAGCTAATCCAAAAAAGTGGGCAAAATTTCCCACTACACATACCAAGAGATCTGAGGCTGTAGGTATAGTAAGTTGAACACAGGGGCAAGAACTGATAGATGGCTGAAAGTTTATATGAAGCGAGGAGGGATGACTTCAAGACTCAGATTGTCTAGAATATGAGAGCCTCACATTACGAAgattagttaaaaaaaaaacaactaattttgAATCTACTAAGGCGTCATTCTAGACAACATAAGTTTTGTCAAAATATCAGACTTCTAAGACTTCATCACTGTTCCTCTCAGGACCTGACAGCTCTGGCCAAGGAGCTTCGCGCAGTAGACGACGTGCGGCCTCCCCACAAGGTGACCGACTACTCCTCCTCGAGCGAGGATTCGGGCACCACTGACGAGGACGACGACGAGGAGGTGGACCAGGAGGCTGGAGAGGAGTCCACCTCAGGAGCTGAGGACTCCAGGGCTGGGTAGGTCGAACTGTAATGATGCTTTGCATTCATCTTTGTCTGTGAGACATGAAACAGGCGCTGCTCTTGAATTTTATGCTTTATTGTAGAACATAACAAGATATATTTACTTGTAATTGAAGCATGAGAGaaacattatattataaagAGAATAAACATGTATATTGACCCCAGAGGATGTGCATTTTGCATGGCTTCTCTGCATGACTGTTAACACTGGTCTGGTTACGGACATCAGATATTCCCATGGCTTCTGCAGGCGGCTGAGTAACGGGGAGACAGAGTCCGCTAAAACCATGCTGGTTGAAGACTCAGAGAGCGACCAAGCCACTACGCCCTCCAAGGATGGCACTCTGGTCATCAGACAGGTAAGTTAAAAGCATATTCTGCTCGTATATAGTTGATAGAAATgacattttcctctttctttgtcCAGTGTCTGTTTATCCACTCATTCTCCACCATTTCTATATATTATCATgccttttttatgttttttttttaaactattagTCATTGTAGACTTTCtgcttcacatttcacatctaATACGTTTGATTATAGATTGTATTTACAGTGACATGCACAGCAGTGGAGGACTTTAGGAATATCTTATATATGATGTGGGAATAAGAGGATCTTGTTGTGAGATAAAAGAGTAACTCGTAACACAGAGCTGCCAAAGGTAAACGTAcagctcctccttctctccaccTGCTTGCTCGAGCCCAAGTGTGCCTGTTCTTGCTTCCAGAGCACCGTTGACATAAAGCGGTTGGTCAATCTCTCTTCCCCGGCTGGCCCCGGTCATGGCCAAGGCCAGCCCCAACCCCCCGGCCACAGCCTCCAAGAGAAAAATGGCTTTGCCGGCCGCATACACCACCTACCAGACCTTATCCAGCAGAGCCACCActccccttcctcttcttcaaccatcccttcctcctcctcctcctcctcttcctccttcccctCATCATCTAGCCATGCCAGTCCTGCCATGTCCCCACAGAATTCCCTGGACAAGCTCACTGCCATAGAGGTATGTCACCCTCACACCACTGGGGACAAACAGCCAAGGGATGGGCTGTTGTGGAGTGTACAGGCTTAGACGTGCAGTGTGCCTCTGTGtggccttgttttttttttaaaatcttgacCACTAAAGCAAACATGCCTCCATCTCCAAGCCTGTACACACCTACAGCCCCGTCCTCGGTTGTTTTCTCCGAGCATCTCTGCACCTTATCCTGCCCCCCCCTCTGTGTCCTCCTGGCTTCACTCTGGCTCTCCTCTGCCCCCTTCTGGCTTGGCTGACACCTGGTTTGAATCTcctgaactgctgctgctgctgctgcaacccTTCCACTGCATTGCACTGTGTCACTGCTAACACTGGTGCCTCCTGGTGGTAGAACGTGGTCATGGCATGGAGGAAACTAAACTGGAGCTTCTTGGGGGTGAACTACAAACAAGCGTATCTTCGCTGCTTTGAGTAGTAGTACTAGTGTTGGGCGATAGCATGTCTGGTGTGATGGTTTTGCAGAATTTTTAAAACACCAAACACGTAAATcctatatatttttaatgttgattAGTATATATTATTTCCCCTTTTTGTAGTGTGACACATAACGTTGCAAACAAGATGCATCTTGGGTGGTGGAATAATGATCCTCTTCTGTCTGTGCTTTATTAGGAGcagctttttcttttaacaCTTCACAGCAACCAGATCATTTCTCATTTCCCTCAACACATTTCTTTCCCTGTCACACATGTTGTTTTCCTCTCTTACATTTCTGTCCACGCCAGCTTCAAAAAGAACTAACTGCACGccatcttttcatttgatttgttatTAACTCGAATGTCAGTGGAAACTATGTGTTCCCAATTTCCTGTGTCATAAAAATTGCAGTATGTCATTGTTTTAGCCAGTATGATTGAATACAGTTCAGATGAATGCTGCTGTTTATGATCCCCCAGAGGGAGAACTGTAACTCATATGCTCAAAACTGAGGGCGTGTTTTGCTAATGTAGATTAAATCAACAGCTCTAAATTATAGTCAGTTTTTTTAAGTCAGCACTGGTATAACAAATCTTTATGTCATGGTTTGGACCACAGTTCTAATTTCTGAGTTAGATCTGCTGTTCACTATCTGTGTTACAGTTTTGTTGTCTCTTCGCTCCATTTTGAATAGGAATACTGTTAAATCCAGTCGTCTAGACAAAAAGTGAATGGGTGCTTTTTAAGTACAAGttgttttctaaatgtttttaatctttgtCAGACCCAGTCAGAAAGCAACTCCATGTCCAAACACaagtcttcctcttccttcacTCCCTTCATCGACCCACGCCTTCTCCAGATCTCTCCATCCAGCGGCAGCTCCCTCAACAACATGGGTAGGTCAACAACTAACTGACCGTTTGAAGCgtcctcagtttttttttccacaatagCTTCTCCCCCACacattttttgaacatttttcccATGAAATTATGTTGAACGATCTGAGCTGAGGATTCGGGCAGTTCAAACTATCATGTTGCCTaatggattatataactccCACATCATTGCTGGTCATTCGTTGACATGCATGAGCTGTCTACATCAAACTGAAACCTGTActttctttatcctttctgttttgttgcactgctgtgggctgggaggaacagcagtttgttttttttgtgtatgcaaatacacaagaaaatgacaaactaaatcttgaatgaGTCAAGTTGTACGTTGTACATTATAGTCTTATACTGGCAAATATTGGCAGCATAATCCCACATACATGATGTCAATAAACTGAATGAGTATTTATGAAGataaacagagacacacacacacacacacacacagcaccatTTCTTCAGATCAGGCACCAGGTTTCTCATTGATAAGTTAAGTAATTTGTGGCATTCAGTCTGACTTGTTCTATCTCTGTGCCCCCTCCAGCAGGATTTGGGCAGGACGGACGGCTGGCGGACCCGCTGAGGTCTGACCCATCCCGTAAAGGTTCAGTTGTCAACGTCAACCCAGTCAACACACGCCCGCCGAGCGACACGCCAGAGATTCGCAAGTACAAGAAGAGGTTCAACTCTGAGATCCTGTGTGCTGCACTCTGGGgtaagtgtgtcttaaaaaaaataaccatgTGATGTGGTAGTGTACTACATACAAACCCTGGTAGGGAATCATAGTCTTGCTCAGATACACAGCAGTAGGAGCTCTACTTATCTGTgttcatttgtatgtttttgtacatGATCTCTCCAGGAGTGAACCTGCTGGTGGGGACAGAGAGTGGTCTGATGCTGCTGGACCGGAGCGGTCAGGGGAAGGTCTACCCCCTGATCAACAGACGACGCATCCAGCAGATGGACGTCCTGGAGGGACTCAATGTCCTGGTCACCATATCAGGTAAATGCTACTTCGCACAGATATTGAGTTTTGTCCTTAACTATGAAGGGATTCATTTTTATGCCTCCACGCTGGCAACAGCCGTGGctggaggcattatgtttttatGTCGTCCGTCCATCCGTCCCATTCTCATGATGCAATATCTCAGGAATGCCTGGAGGGAACTTCTttaaatttggcacaaacgtccacttggactcaaggatgaaatGATTAGAATTTGGTAGTCAAAGGTCTAcgtcactgtgacctcacaaaacaagttttcagccataactcaagaattcatatgctaattatgacaaagtttcacacaaatgtcttaTAGGATAagatgatgaagtgatgacattttatatccaaaaggcCAAAGGTCAAcgtcactgtgacatcataatgttctgcaaatcGTTTTTCTAGCCATTATTCAACGCCATAGCTCAGGAACAGAaagggagattgtgaccatatcTCACATTTGATCaggatactgaattggtgacactaatttTGGGTACTCACcttgaaaatgtgatgattgtaaagatcttctgtgctgccgggttgaagatgtgtgtgtgtgtgaagcattgacattttagaatttgtagcttctttgctgCAACATTCATATCTGAAGCATTGTCTACTGTCGTGGCTACAGCTTTGGctaaaaacatttgaacacatacaaagaaaatacactTCATACCTTTTTATTATATTCCTTCAAAGTTTGAAATATTATctgagtctggacagacatggatgtaaactgcaacttgacaaATTGTAGGAGACATACAACCGTGAGGTGATATTTACATAGTTAATCTAGAAGTAACAAAGgtttggatggatggatgggtgagAGGATTAATTGACAGATTTTATTCATTAGACTGTTGAGCGTTGTAATTTCTATCTATTCAGTCTAAGTCATCTTtcaaaatggacaaaaatggATAATTATTGTCTTTGTATTATGACAAAACTCTTATTCTTTCAGTTTAAATGCCAGACCACTGTGTATAATTTGCTGCTACAAAGCTGTGAaaccatgtttttgtttttttaaagattgtaAAACAGTTCCCTCTCTCCAACTCCTGCAGGCAAGAAAAACAAGCTGCGGGTGTATTACCTATCGTGGCTCAGAAACAAGATTTTGCACAACGACCCTGAGGTTGAGAAGAAGCAGGGTTGGGTCAATGTTGGTGACCTGGAGGGCTGCGTCCACTACAAAGTCGGTACGTTTCATATACCTTAACCGTCAAAGATTCCTGAACCTCAAATGAATAATACACACAAAGAGAGGGTTCAACTTGACCAAGATTTGTTAATAAGCCCTACTTTAAGCAACTCACTATTGACTAACTTCTATTCATTCCAGTGAAATATGAGAGGATCAAGTTCTTGGTGCTGGCCTTGAAGAACGCTGTGGAGGTGTACGCCTGGGCACCTAAACCCTACCACAAATTCATGGCCTTTAAGGTAAGCATGGTCCCAGGGCAGATCTAGATCTCTAGTTTTTCCACCTGTAAGTTGTGACTTCACAACTAACTTGTTTATTCATGGTTGGTTTCAGTCTTTTGGTGACCTGGTGCACAGGCCTCTGCTGGTTGACCTGACTGTGGAGGAAGGTCAGAGGTTAAAGGTCATCTACGGCTCCTGCTCAGGCTTCCATGCTGTGGATGTGGACTCCGGTGCCGTCTACGACATCTACCTGCCCACACATGTACGTACTCAGCACAGAGTCTGAtcctctcttgtttttctcctcctgtgttTCATGCTCTTCACTCTCTtgacttttctgtgtttttccacCCTCAGATCCAGACCAGCATTCAGTGCCACGCCATCATCATCTTACCCAACACTGACGGCATAGAGTTGCTGGTGTGTTACGAAGACGAGGGCGTCTACGTCAACACCTATGGACGCATCACCAAGGATGTGGTGCTGCAGTGGGGAGAAATGCCAACTTCAGTGGGTAAGTTTTTCAAAAACGAGACGGTCCAACTTATTCCAGTGTGGGCAGCAAATGTAACACATAACACATATTTTGTAATGAATCTGTGCAGCCCGAGTCATATAATCTtttatctctctgtgtttttgtagcCTACATTAGGTCGAACCAGATCATGGGCTGGGGTGAAAAGGCCATAGAGATCCGCTCAGTGGAGACGGGTCACCTGGACGGTGTCTTCATGCATAAGAGAGCCCAGAGACTCAAGTTCCTCTGTGAGAGGAATGACAAGGTGAGAACTTTATCTCTGTCTTctggtttttctttctttctgtcctttttttctttttctttttctttctctgtatttctttctttcttccctccttccttctaTCTCTTTACTTTCAATCTATGTAAGAACAAAGGCTGGAATTAATGACGTTAACACCATAAAATTGAATTtgatgaaactgaaaatgttctgGAGATCGTCAGCATATGTTGTCATGATATTCCATTGATAATTTTGCAGCATTTGCATTTGATTCACTGGACATTTGAGCAGAAACTCCTGTAAATACCAGTTAGCAGAATTTGTCTCTATTTCTGTGTTCTCAGGGCAGCTTAAGACGACGTGCAGGTCACATGTTTCTGTCTGAATTgctgaatattaaaatcaaaacaaaccacACAGTCTCAATAGTTGCAGCACTTACGCAGGATGGTTGCTGTTggtaatcaata
This DNA window, taken from Thunnus albacares chromosome 24, fThuAlb1.1, whole genome shotgun sequence, encodes the following:
- the LOC122976788 gene encoding mitogen-activated protein kinase kinase kinase kinase 4-like isoform X16 is translated as MANDSPAKSLVDIDLASLRDPAGIFELVEVVGNGTYGQVYKGRHVKTGQLAAIKVMDVTEDEEEEIKLEINMLKKYSHHRNIATYYGAFIKKSPPGHDDQLWLVMEFCGAGSITDLVKNTKGNQLKEDWIAYISREILRGLAHLHAHHVIHRDIKGQNVLLTENAEVKLVDFGVSAQLDRTVGRRNTFIGTPYWMAPEVIACDENPDATYDYRSDLWSCGITAIEMAEGAPPLCDMHPMRALFLIPRNPPPRLKSKKWSKKFFSFIEGCLVKNYTQRPPTEQLLKHPFIRDQPNERQVRIQLKDHIDRTKKKRGEKDETEYEYSGSEEEEEDPPEQEGEPSSIVNVPGESTLRRDFIRLQQENKERSEALRRQQLLQEQQLREQEEYKRQLLAERQKRIEQQKEQRRRLEEQQRREREMRRQQEREQRRREQEEKRRIEEMDRRRKEEEERRRAEDEKRRNDREQEYIRRQLEEEQRHLEMLQEQLLREQAMLLEFKWRELEEQRKAERLHKRLQQEQAYLLSLQHDTKQQPGDKTKLLSDHSKPPQTSTLPPDRVLTTTPQAQVLDSAVSVARGAHESLRGLQTIPSDSTKSQAAVPEKTDSDETCTSQLSDSPSPSPPQTETPTDSKPPQAEHLEPDRPAEPVSHPPQPIREADERYRKNIQGSPQTAPPPKQPPLPPRSSEPFSNGGSSEASAMHRPMEPQVQWSHLAALKSSNSAAPSPPPPPVVSRSQSFSEPGGVTSSFAQLHLRSQDPHHHHHHHHPSPARTDPQPQLPLHHPQAQPRAEHQASSEEVPPKVPVRTTSRSPVLSRRESPLPSQPGNQGGQRNAGGNVEQRPLWDRVEKLQPRPGSGSSSGSSNSSSQASSGDRFRPRSSSKSEGSPLQRPENVPKKQDEKNLARPTRPADLTALAKELRAVDDVRPPHKVTDYSSSSEDSGTTDEDDDEEVDQEAGEESTSGAEDSRAGRLSNGETESAKTMLVEDSESDQATTPSKDGTLVIRQTQSESNSMSKHKSSSSFTPFIDPRLLQISPSSGSSLNNMAGFGQDGRLADPLRSDPSRKGSVVNVNPVNTRPPSDTPEIRKYKKRFNSEILCAALWGVNLLVGTESGLMLLDRSGQGKVYPLINRRRIQQMDVLEGLNVLVTISGKKNKLRVYYLSWLRNKILHNDPEVEKKQGWVNVGDLEGCVHYKVVKYERIKFLVLALKNAVEVYAWAPKPYHKFMAFKSFGDLVHRPLLVDLTVEEGQRLKVIYGSCSGFHAVDVDSGAVYDIYLPTHIQTSIQCHAIIILPNTDGIELLVCYEDEGVYVNTYGRITKDVVLQWGEMPTSVAYIRSNQIMGWGEKAIEIRSVETGHLDGVFMHKRAQRLKFLCERNDKVFFASVRPGGASQVYFMTLGRTSLMSW